DNA sequence from the Anaerobranca californiensis DSM 14826 genome:
AAAAGGTAATACAGTAGATTTAGTGTTATTAGACATGAAAATGCCGATATTGGATGGTATCACTACTTTAAGAAAAATCAAAGATTTAAATATCGATGCAAAAGTGGTAATTATGACTGCCTTTGGAGAACTAAAAGTAACAAAGGACGCCCAAAAATTAGGAGCGTTAGATTATATTTTAAAACCCTT
Encoded proteins:
- a CDS encoding response regulator, which produces MVFWRRKNGEKILVTDDQVGIRRLLTEILKPQGYEVYECSDGLQAIEFLKGNTVDLVLLDMKMPILDGITTLRKIKDLNIDAKVVIMTAFGELKVTKDAQKLGALDYILKPFDVIQLLEVVEKYA